From Bradyrhizobium sp. NDS-1, the proteins below share one genomic window:
- a CDS encoding DUF2950 domain-containing protein, with translation MIGLTSFRRALLPGIMALALLGSAAQAQQSYKTPEDAATALAAAVKSGPRDILKVLGKAAEDIVFSGDEVADDNIRQRFLSMYDAKHGIKAEGNKTATLILGQDDFPFPIPLVNTKTGWEFDTDEGRIEVLRRRIGRNELDAIQTALAFVDAQNEYADKDRGEGAGVYAQRIVSSAGKKDGLFWRDDSDPSPLGALVAEASKEGYRGGDAGPAPYHGYYFHILKGQGPDAPGGALNYVVKGKMIGGFALIAWPAEYGNSGVKTFLVNHTGTVYEKDLGNRTDFVASRTTLFNPDQTWKKVDAAKP, from the coding sequence ATGATAGGCCTGACATCGTTTCGTCGCGCCTTGTTGCCGGGCATCATGGCCCTGGCGCTGCTTGGCTCCGCAGCACAGGCACAGCAGTCCTACAAGACACCGGAGGACGCAGCTACGGCACTTGCAGCCGCGGTCAAGAGCGGACCGCGCGATATCCTGAAGGTGCTCGGCAAGGCGGCCGAGGACATCGTCTTCTCCGGCGATGAGGTTGCCGACGACAACATACGCCAGCGCTTCCTGTCGATGTATGATGCCAAGCACGGCATCAAGGCCGAGGGCAACAAGACCGCGACCCTGATACTGGGGCAAGACGATTTCCCGTTCCCGATTCCGCTGGTCAACACCAAGACCGGCTGGGAGTTCGACACCGACGAGGGACGGATCGAGGTGCTTCGCCGCCGCATCGGCCGCAACGAGCTCGATGCGATCCAGACCGCGCTGGCTTTTGTCGATGCCCAGAACGAGTATGCCGACAAGGACCGGGGCGAGGGCGCCGGCGTCTACGCGCAACGCATCGTTTCTTCAGCCGGCAAGAAGGACGGCCTGTTCTGGCGCGACGACAGCGATCCGAGCCCGCTCGGCGCGCTCGTGGCCGAGGCTTCGAAGGAGGGCTATCGCGGCGGCGATGCCGGTCCTGCACCGTATCATGGCTACTATTTCCACATCCTGAAGGGACAAGGCCCTGACGCGCCCGGCGGCGCGCTCAATTATGTCGTCAAGGGCAAGATGATCGGCGGTTTCGCGTTGATCGCGTGGCCAGCGGAATACGGCAATTCCGGCGTGAAGACCTTCCTGGTCAACCATACCGGCACCGTCTACGAGAAGGATCTTGGCAACCGCACCGATTTCGTCGCCTCGCGTACCACGCTGTTCAATCCCGATCAGACCTGGAAAAAGGTCGATGCCGCAAAACCTTGA
- a CDS encoding DUF72 domain-containing protein — protein MARVLIGTSGWHYDSWRGPFFPEGVTLKEQLRYYAGQFDTTELNGVFYRTPTPEAVKGWREQTGGDFVFAWKASKFITHWKRLSERSDNSLELLEDRISRLGGKAGPILFQLPPQFEANADRLASFFKLLSRKRRYSFEFRHPSWYQPRILRMLADENISLCLSDHHDAPAPWKRTADFVYVRGHGPSGRYHGHYTKATLAQWAKRIKSWKRQGCDVYVYFDNDQKSAAPADAQALKQLL, from the coding sequence ATGGCGCGCGTTCTGATCGGCACCTCCGGCTGGCACTACGATTCCTGGCGCGGCCCGTTCTTTCCCGAGGGCGTGACGCTGAAGGAACAGTTGCGCTACTACGCCGGACAGTTCGACACCACGGAACTGAACGGCGTGTTCTACCGCACGCCGACGCCCGAAGCGGTGAAAGGCTGGCGCGAGCAGACCGGCGGGGATTTTGTCTTCGCCTGGAAGGCGTCGAAATTCATCACGCACTGGAAGCGCCTGTCGGAGCGCTCCGACAACAGCCTCGAGCTGCTGGAGGACCGCATCTCCCGCCTCGGCGGCAAGGCCGGCCCGATCCTGTTCCAGCTGCCGCCGCAGTTCGAGGCGAATGCCGACCGGCTCGCGTCTTTCTTCAAGCTGTTGTCGCGCAAACGGCGTTACAGTTTCGAATTCCGTCATCCGAGCTGGTATCAGCCGCGCATCCTGCGCATGCTGGCGGACGAGAACATCTCGCTGTGCCTGTCCGACCATCACGATGCGCCGGCGCCGTGGAAGCGCACGGCGGATTTCGTCTATGTGCGCGGACACGGGCCGAGCGGGCGCTACCACGGGCACTACACCAAGGCGACGCTGGCGCAATGGGCAAAGCGCATCAAGTCCTGGAAGCGGCAGGGCTGCGACGTCTATGTCTATTTCGACAACGACCAGAAGAGCGCGGCACCAGCCGACGCACAGGCGTTGAAGCAATTGCTCTAG
- a CDS encoding DUF2092 domain-containing protein, with protein sequence MSQAATRRTAIGAVGTALLLAAISPARADDPAKILKSMTDYLAGQKTLSASFDSDIEIITPELQKIQFASSGQFKLSRPDKLRVRRTGGYADVELVYDGKTVSLYGNGAKSYMQADAPDTVDKVIDTLQASSGAAMPGTDLLLSNAYEELVQTAMEGKHIGHGVVDGVECEHLAFRTADTDWQIWIEIGASPVPRKYVITSKTLTGAPQYTLRIKDWKTDAFADPDTFAFKAPVGATKVTLDSVAMTEFDELPPGTPPGAKK encoded by the coding sequence ATGAGCCAAGCAGCAACCAGACGAACCGCAATTGGAGCAGTCGGCACGGCCCTGCTGCTCGCCGCCATTTCACCGGCCCGCGCTGATGATCCGGCGAAGATCCTCAAGTCGATGACCGACTATCTGGCGGGCCAGAAAACCCTGTCGGCTTCGTTCGACAGCGATATTGAGATCATTACACCTGAGCTTCAGAAGATCCAGTTCGCGAGCTCCGGCCAATTCAAGCTGAGCAGGCCCGACAAGCTGCGGGTCAGGCGCACCGGCGGTTACGCCGACGTCGAGCTGGTCTATGACGGCAAGACGGTGTCGCTCTACGGAAACGGCGCCAAGTCCTACATGCAGGCAGATGCGCCCGACACGGTGGACAAGGTGATCGACACGCTTCAGGCCTCGTCGGGCGCAGCCATGCCAGGCACCGATCTGTTGCTCTCCAATGCCTACGAAGAACTGGTGCAGACCGCGATGGAGGGCAAGCATATCGGCCACGGCGTGGTTGACGGCGTCGAGTGCGAACATCTGGCATTCCGTACAGCCGACACCGATTGGCAGATCTGGATCGAGATCGGCGCCAGTCCGGTGCCCCGCAAATACGTGATCACCAGCAAGACGCTGACAGGGGCGCCCCAATACACGCTGCGCATCAAGGATTGGAAGACCGACGCCTTCGCCGATCCCGACACTTTCGCCTTCAAGGCGCCCGTGGGTGCGACCAAGGTGACACTGGATTCGGTGGCGATGACCGAGTTCGACGAACTTCCCCCCGGCACACCTCCAGGAGCCAAGAAATGA
- a CDS encoding HAMP domain-containing sensor histidine kinase gives MSASGTNRAVKFGRATAILLWFGLILTSCIPSGPAGAVQLGEPRYRELKRVLLLHSFGREFRPWSEYARSIKAELERQSPWPLDIQEHTLLTARFNNPGPEAPFVEYLSSLYQGALPDIVVSVGAPAARFVQQYRGKLFPDTPTVVAVVEQRLVNPVDLTDRDVVVAVRNDFVAAFNNILQLLPNTTTVAVVIGASPLERFWIEEVKRELKPLEGRIDLVWYSDLPFDNILKRASTLPEHTVLFWGLMSVDAAGIMHEGDIALQSLHAVANAPIFSYQEPFFGSSTVGGPMHSVSETTSKTVNAVMKILGGEKPANITYPPIGFAPPKYDWRELQRWRISESNLPPGSEILFREPTFWERYRWQVLLLASVILVQTGLIGGLLHERRRRQHAEIESRQRLAELAHVNRYAAAGELTASIAHELNQPLGSILTNAETAELMLKGASPNLEEIGEILADIRRDDQRASEVIRRLRSVLRKTPFEVRDIELNATVRDAIGLVVALANGRRIALTYMPAVFDLHVKGDPVQLQQVILNLIINAMDAISDAETVKREVSVSTVQAGAHAEITVADTGPGIAASDLAKVFDPFFTTKPQGMGIGLAIARTIVEAHGGTISAANRSSGGALFTIRLPIVRR, from the coding sequence ATGAGCGCGAGCGGGACCAATCGGGCCGTCAAATTCGGGCGGGCCACGGCGATCTTGCTGTGGTTCGGCCTGATCCTGACTTCATGCATTCCGTCTGGGCCGGCCGGTGCCGTTCAGCTTGGCGAACCTCGCTATCGCGAGCTGAAGCGCGTGCTGCTGCTGCATTCCTTCGGGCGGGAATTCCGCCCCTGGAGCGAGTATGCGCGGAGCATCAAGGCCGAGCTCGAACGGCAATCGCCTTGGCCGCTCGACATCCAGGAGCACACGTTGCTCACGGCACGCTTCAACAATCCAGGTCCGGAAGCGCCTTTCGTCGAGTATCTCAGCTCGCTCTATCAGGGGGCGCTGCCCGACATCGTGGTGAGCGTCGGCGCACCTGCCGCGCGGTTCGTGCAGCAGTATAGAGGGAAGCTGTTTCCCGACACACCGACCGTGGTGGCGGTCGTCGAGCAGCGGCTGGTAAATCCTGTTGATCTCACCGACCGCGACGTCGTCGTTGCAGTCCGCAACGATTTCGTGGCCGCGTTCAACAACATTCTCCAGCTCCTTCCCAATACCACGACGGTGGCCGTCGTGATCGGTGCCTCGCCGCTGGAGAGGTTCTGGATCGAGGAGGTGAAGCGAGAATTGAAGCCGTTGGAGGGCCGGATCGACCTCGTTTGGTACTCCGACCTGCCATTCGACAATATCCTCAAGCGTGCGTCGACGCTACCAGAGCATACTGTCTTGTTCTGGGGGCTGATGTCGGTGGACGCCGCGGGCATCATGCACGAAGGCGACATCGCCCTGCAAAGCCTTCATGCCGTCGCGAATGCGCCGATCTTTTCCTACCAGGAGCCGTTCTTCGGCAGCAGCACGGTCGGAGGTCCGATGCATTCGGTCTCCGAAACGACTTCAAAGACCGTCAACGCCGTGATGAAGATCCTCGGCGGCGAGAAGCCGGCCAACATCACCTATCCGCCGATCGGATTTGCGCCGCCGAAATACGATTGGCGGGAGCTTCAGCGCTGGCGCATCAGTGAAAGCAATTTGCCGCCTGGCAGCGAAATCCTTTTCCGCGAGCCGACTTTCTGGGAAAGGTACAGGTGGCAGGTCCTGCTGTTGGCGAGCGTGATCCTGGTGCAGACCGGCCTGATCGGTGGTCTGCTGCACGAGCGCAGGCGCCGCCAACATGCCGAGATCGAATCACGCCAGCGACTTGCCGAGCTTGCCCACGTCAACCGTTATGCGGCCGCCGGCGAGCTGACGGCCTCGATCGCGCACGAGCTGAACCAACCACTCGGCTCGATCCTCACAAATGCCGAAACCGCAGAGCTCATGCTGAAGGGCGCCTCGCCCAACCTGGAGGAGATCGGCGAGATCCTCGCCGATATCAGGCGCGACGATCAGCGGGCGAGCGAGGTGATCCGCAGGTTGCGCAGCGTTTTGAGGAAGACGCCGTTCGAGGTCCGGGATATCGAGCTCAACGCGACAGTGCGCGACGCGATTGGGCTTGTCGTTGCCCTCGCCAACGGACGGAGGATCGCATTGACCTACATGCCGGCCGTTTTTGATCTCCACGTCAAGGGCGACCCCGTCCAGCTCCAGCAGGTCATCCTCAATCTGATCATCAATGCGATGGACGCGATTTCGGATGCGGAAACGGTCAAACGCGAGGTCAGCGTGAGCACCGTACAGGCCGGCGCCCACGCCGAGATCACAGTCGCCGACACCGGGCCGGGAATCGCGGCCTCCGATCTCGCAAAGGTCTTCGATCCGTTTTTCACCACCAAGCCGCAAGGGATGGGCATCGGGCTTGCGATCGCAAGGACCATCGTCGAGGCCCATGGCGGCACAATCTCTGCCGCGAACCGATCCTCAGGTGGGGCGCTTTTCACGATCCGGCTCCCGATCGTGCGCAGGTAG
- a CDS encoding DUF3300 domain-containing protein has product MFRCCKTFMALALVVAVPVAATAQTPAPVLPSTQAQPAVPPAPTVDLLKPEQLEALVAPIALYPDELLANVLAAATYPLEVVQADRWLKQHKALKGDALKTQVDKQAWDDSVKALSSTADVLTMMSDQLEWTKKLGDAFLAQQADVMDAIQRLRNKAYDNKKLVTTKQQKVSVQSQEGKQVVVIQQADPSAMYVPYYDPATVYGGWPYAEYPPYYWGYPSYIGAGMVAAGIAFGTAWAIGRWGNYWGGGCNWGNRNVYVNHRTTNIGNGWQHNPAHRQGVRYNNTNVQQRFGNNNLKAGASDRMDFRGRDGNQVLRPSQGAGDRTGDRAGDRAGDRGDRPGAGDRAGAGTRDRPGGGDRAAASDRAKGAGNRTKGGGDRAKAANRAGGGAANRGGGGNRGGAMNVSSGRSAAAASARGRSSMASMPRGGGGPSMAGRGGGGMSMGGGGGFRGGGGGGRGGGGGRRSDIALKHDVVLLGHLGSGLGYYRFSYIGSDKAYVGVMAQEVEQVAPNAVTRGSDGYLRVHYEKLGLKFSTYRDWIDGGARIPAEVTP; this is encoded by the coding sequence ATGTTTCGCTGCTGTAAGACTTTTATGGCGCTTGCATTGGTCGTTGCGGTTCCCGTTGCAGCGACGGCGCAGACCCCAGCGCCGGTGCTGCCGAGCACACAGGCCCAGCCCGCCGTTCCGCCAGCTCCGACCGTAGACCTGTTGAAGCCTGAGCAGCTTGAGGCGCTGGTCGCGCCGATCGCCCTCTATCCCGACGAACTGCTCGCCAACGTGCTGGCGGCCGCGACCTATCCGCTCGAGGTTGTGCAAGCGGACCGCTGGTTGAAGCAGCACAAGGCCCTGAAGGGCGATGCGTTGAAGACCCAGGTGGACAAGCAGGCCTGGGACGACAGCGTCAAGGCGCTCAGCAGCACCGCCGACGTCCTGACCATGATGAGCGACCAGCTCGAATGGACCAAGAAGCTCGGTGACGCCTTCCTCGCGCAGCAGGCGGACGTGATGGACGCGATCCAACGCCTGCGCAACAAGGCCTACGACAACAAGAAGCTGGTCACGACAAAGCAGCAGAAGGTCAGCGTCCAGTCTCAGGAGGGCAAGCAGGTCGTCGTCATCCAGCAGGCCGATCCCTCGGCGATGTACGTGCCGTATTACGATCCCGCGACGGTCTACGGCGGCTGGCCCTATGCGGAGTATCCGCCTTATTACTGGGGCTACCCGTCCTATATTGGCGCCGGCATGGTGGCGGCCGGCATTGCCTTCGGCACCGCCTGGGCGATCGGACGCTGGGGCAATTACTGGGGCGGCGGCTGCAACTGGGGTAACCGTAACGTCTACGTCAATCATCGCACCACCAACATCGGCAACGGCTGGCAGCACAATCCGGCACATCGTCAGGGCGTGCGCTACAACAACACCAATGTTCAGCAGCGTTTCGGCAACAACAATCTGAAAGCCGGCGCGTCGGATCGAATGGATTTCCGAGGCCGTGACGGCAATCAGGTGCTGCGTCCGAGCCAGGGTGCGGGAGATCGCACGGGTGACCGGGCCGGAGACCGCGCTGGAGATCGTGGCGATCGTCCGGGAGCAGGTGATCGCGCCGGTGCGGGTACGCGAGACCGGCCGGGCGGCGGCGATCGAGCCGCTGCGAGTGATCGCGCCAAGGGTGCCGGCAACCGGACCAAGGGCGGCGGCGATCGTGCGAAGGCTGCAAATCGCGCGGGCGGCGGTGCGGCCAACCGCGGCGGCGGCGGAAATCGCGGCGGCGCGATGAACGTCTCGTCCGGCCGCTCCGCGGCTGCGGCGTCGGCGCGTGGACGATCCAGCATGGCGAGTATGCCGCGCGGCGGTGGCGGACCGAGCATGGCCGGCCGTGGCGGCGGCGGAATGTCGATGGGCGGTGGTGGCGGATTCCGCGGTGGCGGAGGAGGCGGCCGCGGTGGCGGCGGTGGCCGGCGCTCGGACATCGCGCTGAAGCATGATGTCGTCCTGCTCGGCCATCTCGGCAGTGGGCTCGGCTATTATCGCTTCAGCTATATCGGGAGCGACAAGGCCTATGTCGGCGTCATGGCGCAGGAGGTCGAACAAGTTGCGCCGAACGCCGTGACGCGCGGCAGCGACGGGTATCTGCGGGTTCATTACGAGAAGCTTGGTCTGAAATTCAGCACTTACCGCGACTGGATCGACGGCGGTGCGAGGATTCCTGCGGAGGTGACGCCATGA
- the ppk2 gene encoding polyphosphate kinase 2, with amino-acid sequence MAKDEPAERMKRKDYEKQLEKLQIELCHLQEWVKAQKLKVIIIFEGRDAAGKGGTIKALTEKVSPRVFRVCALPAPSDRQKSQLFMQRYIEQFPAGGEIVIFDRSWYNRAGVEYVMGFCSPTEHKRFLELCPLVEKFAVDAGIVLIKLWLEVGMEEQELRFQARIEDPLRQWKLSPMDTESFGRWYDYSRARDMMFEATDTKHAPWRLIRSDDKRRARLNAISHILQTIPYKKIKREKVNLPSRSHKGRYNDQASLRGLKFVEERY; translated from the coding sequence ATGGCAAAGGACGAGCCCGCGGAGCGGATGAAGCGGAAGGACTATGAGAAGCAACTGGAGAAGCTCCAGATCGAGCTTTGCCATCTTCAGGAATGGGTCAAGGCCCAGAAACTAAAGGTGATCATCATCTTTGAAGGCCGCGACGCCGCTGGCAAGGGCGGAACGATCAAGGCATTGACCGAGAAGGTGAGCCCCCGCGTGTTCCGCGTCTGCGCCCTGCCCGCGCCCTCCGACCGGCAGAAGTCCCAGCTCTTCATGCAACGCTATATCGAACAATTTCCGGCCGGAGGCGAAATCGTAATCTTCGACCGCAGCTGGTACAACCGCGCCGGCGTTGAATATGTCATGGGCTTCTGCTCGCCCACCGAGCACAAGCGTTTCCTGGAATTGTGCCCTCTGGTCGAGAAATTTGCGGTCGACGCCGGCATCGTCCTGATCAAGCTGTGGCTGGAGGTCGGGATGGAGGAACAGGAGCTTCGCTTCCAGGCGCGCATCGAGGATCCGCTGCGACAATGGAAGCTGAGCCCGATGGATACCGAGTCGTTCGGCCGCTGGTACGACTATTCCCGCGCGCGCGACATGATGTTCGAGGCAACCGACACCAAGCATGCGCCGTGGCGGCTGATCCGCTCCGACGACAAGCGGCGCGCGCGCCTCAACGCTATCTCGCACATCCTGCAAACCATTCCCTACAAGAAGATCAAAAGGGAGAAGGTCAACCTGCCTTCGCGGTCGCATAAGGGACGCTATAACGACCAGGCCAGTCTGCGTGGGCTGAAATTCGTTGAAGAGCGATATTGA
- a CDS encoding CaiB/BaiF CoA transferase family protein: MGGVLEGVRVLDFGRYIAGPYCATLLAEFGAEVIRVEKRDGSEDRFVAPVGEGGEGALFLQINRNKKCITLDPMKPEGQEVMRRLVATADVVVANLPPQTLRAMKLDYESLKAIKPDIILTTATAFGGPGPWSDRVGFDGVGQVMSGAVYMTGTGDPPYRAAVNWVDFGTALHCAFGTLAALIERGKSGRGQIVEGALLATALSFTNATLIEQAVINVNRVPTGNLGQTAAPADIYRTRDGWVLCQVTGHPLFKRWARLMGEEEAWLNDPRFADDISRGNNGPVISERMARWCAERTTQEAVDALGKAMIPTGPVLSPQQALDHPHIRAAGFMQDVDYPGLPKPAPVTRAAVRLSETPGEIATRPPTLGEHNDLVLAELGYDAAAIAALRQDGVI, from the coding sequence ATGGGAGGAGTTCTGGAGGGCGTGCGCGTCCTCGATTTCGGGCGCTACATTGCGGGCCCCTATTGCGCGACCCTGCTGGCCGAGTTCGGGGCTGAGGTCATCCGTGTCGAGAAGCGCGACGGCAGCGAGGATCGCTTCGTGGCGCCGGTCGGGGAAGGCGGCGAAGGCGCGCTGTTCCTCCAGATCAATCGCAACAAAAAGTGCATCACGCTCGATCCGATGAAGCCGGAAGGGCAGGAGGTGATGCGCCGCCTGGTCGCGACCGCGGACGTCGTCGTCGCCAATCTGCCGCCGCAGACCCTGCGCGCGATGAAGCTCGACTACGAGTCCTTGAAGGCCATCAAGCCCGACATCATCCTGACGACGGCAACTGCATTCGGCGGGCCGGGGCCGTGGTCCGACCGCGTCGGTTTCGACGGCGTCGGGCAGGTCATGTCGGGGGCGGTGTACATGACGGGCACCGGGGATCCGCCGTATCGTGCCGCTGTGAACTGGGTCGATTTCGGCACCGCGCTGCATTGCGCGTTCGGCACGCTCGCCGCGCTGATCGAGCGCGGCAAATCCGGGCGTGGGCAAATCGTCGAAGGCGCGCTGCTCGCAACCGCTTTGTCCTTCACCAATGCTACGCTGATCGAGCAGGCGGTGATCAACGTGAACCGCGTCCCGACGGGCAATCTCGGCCAGACCGCTGCGCCGGCCGACATCTACCGGACCCGGGACGGCTGGGTGCTTTGCCAGGTCACCGGACATCCGCTGTTCAAGCGCTGGGCGCGGCTGATGGGCGAGGAGGAGGCGTGGCTGAACGATCCGCGCTTTGCCGACGACATCAGCCGGGGCAACAACGGCCCCGTCATCAGCGAGCGGATGGCGCGCTGGTGCGCCGAGCGCACCACGCAGGAGGCCGTCGATGCGTTGGGCAAGGCGATGATTCCGACCGGGCCCGTGCTCTCACCGCAACAGGCACTGGATCATCCGCACATCCGCGCGGCCGGTTTCATGCAGGACGTCGACTATCCAGGCTTGCCGAAGCCCGCGCCGGTAACGCGTGCTGCGGTCCGGTTGTCGGAAACGCCGGGCGAGATCGCAACGCGCCCGCCGACGCTCGGCGAGCACAACGATCTCGTCCTCGCCGAGCTCGGCTATGATGCGGCGGCGATCGCGGCGCTCCGGCAGGATGGTGTCATCTAG
- a CDS encoding HlyD family secretion protein yields MLELMICSLVTILPDYLYRRYAQGKRFGKEITFFSIWYELRWGITGCLMLTVSLITMIFYFHPATSSATLYFRTVPILPEGSGRVADVKVGFSAPVKKGDVLFTLDSSKQQAAYETAKRKIAEVDAAVQAAQSEVVKADAQIGEAKANYQQAKDELDVKTELQRRNPGIVPQRDIEKLQVLLDQRQFSLDAATAARQSASLQVSTLLPAQKASAEAALDQAQVDLDKTFVRAGVDGRVEQFLIRSGDVVNQLMRPAGVLVPEGAGRKALQAGFGQIEAQVMKEGMVAEATCISKPWVIIPLVITTVQDYIAAGQFRSGEQLIEAQNNVRPGTILVFLEPLYKGGLEGVTPGSSCIVNAYTSNHEEISAKDTSTSRKIALHVVDGVGLVHALLLRIQALLLPIQTLVFSGH; encoded by the coding sequence ATGCTTGAGCTCATGATTTGCTCCCTCGTCACCATCCTGCCCGACTATCTCTACCGCCGCTACGCCCAGGGCAAGCGCTTCGGCAAGGAGATCACCTTCTTCTCGATCTGGTACGAGCTCCGTTGGGGCATCACCGGCTGCCTGATGCTGACGGTGTCGCTGATCACGATGATCTTCTACTTCCACCCGGCGACGTCGTCGGCAACACTATATTTTCGCACAGTGCCGATCCTGCCCGAGGGCTCGGGCCGCGTGGCTGACGTGAAGGTGGGCTTCAGCGCTCCCGTGAAGAAGGGCGACGTCCTGTTCACGCTCGATAGTTCGAAGCAGCAGGCCGCGTACGAGACTGCGAAGCGAAAGATCGCGGAGGTCGATGCAGCCGTGCAGGCGGCGCAGTCGGAGGTCGTCAAGGCCGACGCGCAGATCGGTGAGGCGAAGGCCAATTATCAGCAGGCCAAGGACGAGCTCGACGTCAAGACCGAGCTGCAGCGCCGCAATCCCGGAATCGTTCCGCAGCGCGACATCGAGAAGCTTCAGGTGCTGCTCGATCAGCGCCAGTTCAGCCTGGACGCGGCCACGGCAGCGCGGCAATCCGCCTCGCTGCAGGTATCCACCTTGTTGCCGGCGCAGAAAGCCAGTGCGGAAGCCGCGCTCGATCAGGCCCAGGTCGATCTCGACAAGACCTTCGTGCGCGCCGGCGTGGACGGAAGGGTCGAGCAGTTCCTCATTCGCTCCGGCGACGTCGTCAACCAGCTGATGCGGCCGGCGGGCGTGCTCGTTCCGGAGGGCGCCGGTCGCAAGGCGTTGCAGGCCGGTTTCGGCCAGATCGAAGCGCAAGTGATGAAGGAAGGTATGGTGGCGGAAGCAACCTGCATCTCGAAGCCTTGGGTCATCATCCCACTCGTGATCACGACCGTGCAGGATTATATCGCCGCCGGACAGTTTCGGTCCGGCGAGCAGTTGATCGAGGCTCAGAACAACGTTCGACCCGGCACGATTTTGGTGTTCCTCGAGCCGCTCTACAAGGGCGGGCTCGAGGGCGTAACGCCGGGCAGTAGCTGCATCGTCAATGCCTACACCAGCAATCACGAGGAAATCTCGGCCAAGGATACGTCGACCAGCCGGAAGATCGCGCTGCATGTCGTCGACGGCGTCGGCCTGGTCCACGCGCTCTTGCTGCGCATCCAGGCGTTACTGCTTCCGATCCAGACCCTGGTGTTCAGCGGTCATTGA